In Scyliorhinus torazame isolate Kashiwa2021f chromosome 9, sScyTor2.1, whole genome shotgun sequence, a single window of DNA contains:
- the LOC140429059 gene encoding UDP-glucuronosyltransferase 3A1-like → MAGRGKLLHFLFLFIFVTSAESAKVLVTVLLGGSHYLLFDEISHVLHEDGHDVNMLVQIGNPRIKGVNYTGRNNSYRITSWSADEEYLSSFNTWFLEQQKLFLQGKNSFNGFLDFMGHLALQCEWIMSDNQLMNSLKAEQFDIAVVDMFNPCSPLVAEKLRLRFVAVHAGNFWNWYLAGLPSPPSYVPVANSLLTDQMGFWGRLKNSIMFLGSLLVESRIHAKFERAIKTCFPVESEPNLSELYLKAELAIYNTDFTLEFPRPLLPNVVYVGGLLAKPAKPVSQELEEFILAAGENGFVVVTLGSMLASVNVPAVLKEMNTAFSQLPQAVIWRHLHSHWPSDVQPAPNIKLVDWLPQNDLLGHPKARLLVTHGGLNSLMEATYHGVPVIGIPLFGDQFDNMVRVEAKGLGLTIQVNQLQAQQLGNAMATVIGDKRYKRSALALSRIHRSHPFPPRERLVRWVGHIVQLGGGSHLRAYGLQQPWYQHYLIDVILFLLVFISVTLYIIIKVVKSLIAALRRGGKSKVA, encoded by the exons GCGGAAGCCACTATCTGCTCTTTGATGAAATTTCTCACGTACTTCACGAGGATGGTCATGATGTGAACATGTTGGTGCAGATCGGTAACCCCAGAATCAAGG GTGTAAACTACACTGGGAGAAACAACAGTTACCGGATCACATCGTGGTCTGCGGATGAAGAATACCTGTCCAGTTTCAACACATGGTTCCTGGAACAACAGAAACTGTTCCTTCAGGGGAA AAACAGTTTTAATGGTTTTCTGGATTTTATGGGCCATTTAGCATTGCAAtgtgagtggataatgagtgacAATCAACTCATGAATTCTTTGAAAGCTGAGCAGTTTGATATTGCAGTGGTAGACATGTTCAACCCTTGCTCACCGCTGGTAGCGGAGAAGCTCCGTTTACGTTTCGTGGCTGTCCACGCAGGCAATTTTTGGAATTGGTACTTAGCTGGATTACCAAGCCCACCGTCCTATGTTCCTGTGGCAAACTCTCTGCTGACAGATCAGATGGGATTCTGGGGGAGACTGAAGAATTCCATCATGTTCCTGGGCTCATTGTTGGTGGAAAGCAGGATCCATGCAAAGTTTGAGAGAGCCATCAAGACTTGCTTCCCAGTTGAATCTGAACCCAATCTCTCGGAGCTGTACCTAAAGGCTGAGTTggcaatctataatacagacttcACCTTGGAATTCCCCAGGCCTCTCCTCCCTAATGTGGTGTATGTTGGAGGGTTACTTGCAAAACCAGCAAAGCCAGTGTCCCAG GAACTGGAAGAGTTTATACTGGCAGCTGGAGAGAATGGCTTTGTGGTGGTGACTCTCGGTTCTATGCTTGCCTCTGTCAACGTGCCCGCGGTGCTGAAGGAAATGAACACTGCCTTCTCACAGCTCCCGCAGGCGGTTATCTGGCGCCACTTGCACAGCCATTGGCCGAGTGATGTCCAGCCCGCCCCTAACATCAAGCTGGTGGATTGGCTCCCTCAGAATGACCTTCTTG GTCACCCAAAGGCTCGTCTCCTGGTGACTCACGGTGGCCTGAACAGTCTGATGGAAGCGACATACCACGGTGTGCCAGTGATTGGCATCCCGCTTTTCGGAGATCAGTTCGATAACATGGTGAGAGTGGAGGCTAAGGGTCTGGGTTTGACCATCCAAGTCAACCAGCTGCAAGCCCAGCAGCTAGGCAACGCCATGGCTACAGTTATAGGAGACAAACG GTACAAGAGATCAGCGCTGGCACTGAGCCGCATTCACCGTTCTCACCCATTCCCGCCACGTGAACGGCTAGTCCGGTGGGTAGGACATATCGTGCAGCTTGGGGGAGGAAGTCACCTTCGGGCATACGGCTTACAGCAGCCCTGGTACCAGCACTACCTCATTGATGTCATCTTGTTCCTGCTGGTGTTTATTTCTGTGACGTTGTACATTATAATCAAGGTAGTGAAGAGTTTAATCGCCGCTCTGCGTAGGGGAGGAAAATCCAAAGTGGCTTGA